Within the Streptomyces sp. YIM 121038 genome, the region GCCGGGGTGTCACCGGAGCGGATGCCCACCCGCACCTCGGGCTCGGGCAGGCCCAGGCGCACGGACTCCTGCCGGATGCCGGTGAGCGGGCTGCGCAGATTGCGCTCCACGTCGACCGCGAGGGCCTTGAGCGGCGACACGTACAGCACCCGGCAGCGCTTCTTCGGGTCCGCGGGGGGCGGGGACGAGGCGAGCTGGTCCAGCGCGGCGAGGAACGCGGCCAGGGTCTTGCCGGAGCCGGTCGGGGCGACCACGAGCACGTCCGAGCCCTCCGCGATCGCCCGCCAGGCTCCCGCCTGGGCGGACGTGGGCGCGGAGAAGGCCCCCGCGAACCAGCCGCGGGTCGCGGGGGAGAATCCGTCGAGGGCGCCGGGGGCGCCGGGGGCGCTGTGCGCGGACCGAGCCATGGACCCATCGTGCACCCCGCCACTGACAATGGCCCTGACCTGTGTGAACGGCATTCCCTCAGCGGCGCGGACGGCGTTTGTCGTCCGGCCGTGCCCCGTGCGCCGGGGCACGGCCGCCGAGCCGGTGCCGCGGGCCGGGAAATGGTTTGCGCCACTGGCGCAGAATGGCGGCATGACAGGTTCGGCTGAGCGGGCGCGGCACTGGACCTACGCCGAGCTGCCCGGCGTCGACCTGCTGCGGGCCCGCTACGTCCGCAAGACCTTCGTGCGGCACACCCACGAGCACTTCGTCCTTGCCGCGGTCACCGAAGGCGTCGACGTCTTCCACCACACCGGCGCCGACCGGCACGCGGGCCCCGGGATGCTCGCCCTGATCAACCCCGACACCTCGCACACCGGGCGGGGCGGAGGGCCCGAGGGCTGGCGGTACGGAGCGGTGTACCCGGCGCCGGAGCTGGTCGCGGCGATCGCCGCGGAGACGACGGCCATCCGCGGTACGCCCGGCTTCGTCCAGCCCGTGTTCGAGGACGCGCACGCGGTGACCCTCGTCCACCAGGTGCTGCGCGCCGCCGAGGAAGGCAACGCCCTGGCCGCCGACACGTTCCTGCGGATCACCGTGACCCGGATGCTGCGGCTCAACGGCGGCGCCCTGCCGGAGCGGACCGTGCGGTCGGCGGGCCACCGCGTCGCCGCACGCGCGCGTGCCGTCCTCGAAGCGCGCCTCACCGACCCGCCGAGCCTGGACCGGCTGGCCGCCGACCTCGGCGTCGGGTCCTTCGCCCTGCTGCGCGCCTTCCGCGACGCGTACGGCATGCCGCCGCACGCCTGGCTCACCGACGTGCGCGTGCGCCGCGCCCGCCACCTCCTGGACACCGGTACGACGCCCGCCGACGCGGCCGTGGCCGTCGGCTTCACCGACCAGCCGCACCTCAACCGCCACTTCACCCGCATCGTGGGCGTGCCCCCGGGCGCGTACCAGCGGGAGCGCAAGAACGTACAAGACCGTCCGGGCGGGCTCCTCGTAGCGTCCTCGACGTGGCAGAACGAACATCACCCGCAGACATCAACAGCGCGGACATAACCAGCCGCGTCGACCCGCTCGACGCCTCCCCGGACGGGGCGGCGGCCTCCGCGGCCGATGCGGAGGCCGTCTCGGACCGTCCGGACTCCGCCGTCGTCCGTGACGCTCTCGGCGTCGGCATCGCCGTCGGCCTCTCCGGATTCGCTTTCGGCGTGACCTCGGCGGGCAGCGGCCTCACCGTGCTGCAGACCTGTGCGCTGAGCCTCCTGGTGTTCACGGGGGCCTCACAGTTCGCCCTGGTGGGTGCGCTCGCCGGGGGCGGGAACCCGTTCACCGCGGCGGCGGGCGCGTTCTTCCTGGGCGTGCGCAACGCGTTCTACGGGCTGAGGC harbors:
- a CDS encoding AraC family transcriptional regulator; this translates as MTGSAERARHWTYAELPGVDLLRARYVRKTFVRHTHEHFVLAAVTEGVDVFHHTGADRHAGPGMLALINPDTSHTGRGGGPEGWRYGAVYPAPELVAAIAAETTAIRGTPGFVQPVFEDAHAVTLVHQVLRAAEEGNALAADTFLRITVTRMLRLNGGALPERTVRSAGHRVAARARAVLEARLTDPPSLDRLAADLGVGSFALLRAFRDAYGMPPHAWLTDVRVRRARHLLDTGTTPADAAVAVGFTDQPHLNRHFTRIVGVPPGAYQRERKNVQDRPGGLLVASSTWQNEHHPQTSTART